One segment of uncultured Tolumonas sp. DNA contains the following:
- the tusA gene encoding sulfurtransferase TusA yields the protein MTFSADDINQTLDASGLRCPEPVMMVRKTVRLMQDGETLLVIADDPATVRDIPSFCRFMDHTLLASETEQPPYRYLIRKGLN from the coding sequence ATGACTTTTTCGGCAGATGACATCAACCAGACGCTGGATGCCAGCGGCTTACGTTGCCCAGAGCCGGTGATGATGGTGCGTAAAACCGTGCGGTTGATGCAAGACGGCGAGACATTGCTGGTGATTGCGGATGACCCAGCGACGGTGCGCGATATTCCCAGTTTCTGCCGCTTCATGGATCACACCCTGTTAGCCAGTGAAACCGAACAACCGCCCTATCGCTATCTGATCCGTAAAGGGTTGAACTAA
- a CDS encoding ABC transporter substrate-binding protein, with translation MTLRSYLVSSLMLSLVSVSAMASSVEVLHWWTAGGEAKAAGVLRSYWQALGNEWQDSAISGGGGKSAMTVLKSRALSGTPPEAAHLKGSELQEWAALGFLRNLDNVAQQNSWEQVLPEFVQHSVQSKGHYVAVPIGIHRVNWLWVNPKVFQRLQLVPPATWSELLVVSKKLKQAGITPLAIGDDQWQLAILFEAIVLGEGGSDFYRRAFIQLDQTALQSDTMQHLLELFHQLREYIADDYGGTNWNQATHMLIEGSAAMQLMGDWVKGELTAANVIPGKDILCLPAPGTDGKFSYNLDSIAMFDVQSQQKQQAQLQLVNMIMTSDFQHAFNRVKGSIPVLNNQTLTDFDQCAQHSAQQLQQAIKQQELVPSMAEGMANSSYVRQAIGDVLAGYFNNPDGDAKQAARQLARAVLSAQR, from the coding sequence ATGACCCTCCGTTCTTACCTTGTATCCAGTTTGATGCTGTCACTGGTGTCTGTCTCTGCAATGGCCTCATCGGTTGAAGTATTGCATTGGTGGACCGCCGGTGGCGAAGCTAAAGCCGCAGGTGTGTTACGCAGTTACTGGCAGGCATTGGGCAATGAGTGGCAGGATTCCGCCATCTCCGGCGGTGGTGGCAAATCGGCCATGACGGTATTAAAAAGCCGCGCCCTCTCTGGTACACCACCCGAAGCAGCACACCTGAAAGGGAGTGAGTTGCAGGAATGGGCGGCATTGGGCTTCTTACGTAATCTCGATAACGTTGCGCAGCAAAATAGCTGGGAACAGGTGTTGCCCGAATTTGTGCAACACAGCGTGCAGTCAAAAGGTCATTATGTCGCGGTACCGATTGGCATTCATCGGGTCAATTGGTTATGGGTCAATCCGAAAGTCTTTCAACGCCTGCAACTCGTCCCCCCAGCAACCTGGTCTGAGTTATTAGTTGTTTCCAAAAAACTAAAACAAGCCGGGATCACGCCCTTGGCGATTGGCGATGACCAATGGCAACTGGCGATTTTGTTTGAGGCAATTGTGTTAGGTGAAGGCGGCAGTGATTTTTACCGCCGGGCGTTTATTCAGTTGGATCAAACTGCGCTGCAAAGCGACACCATGCAGCATTTACTGGAGCTGTTCCACCAGCTACGGGAATATATTGCAGATGACTACGGTGGCACGAACTGGAATCAGGCCACGCATATGTTGATCGAAGGCTCAGCGGCCATGCAGTTAATGGGCGATTGGGTAAAAGGTGAATTAACTGCGGCAAATGTAATACCAGGCAAAGATATTCTCTGTTTACCGGCACCTGGTACGGATGGCAAGTTCAGTTATAACCTCGATTCGATTGCAATGTTTGATGTACAAAGCCAGCAGAAACAACAAGCACAGCTGCAACTGGTGAATATGATCATGACCTCCGATTTTCAACATGCATTTAATCGGGTGAAAGGATCAATCCCAGTGTTAAATAACCAGACGCTGACTGATTTTGACCAATGTGCTCAACATTCAGCTCAACAGTTACAACAAGCCATTAAACAACAGGAATTGGTGCCCAGCATGGCAGAAGGCATGGCAAATTCCAGCTATGTTCGACAGGCCATCGGTGATGTATTGGCAGGTTATTTCAATAATCCGGATGGCGATGCCAAACAGGCTGCCCGCCAGCTGGCACGTGCGGTACTCTCCGCGCAACGTTAA
- a CDS encoding response regulator transcription factor, with protein MAKGKPILIVDDDQEIRELLKEYLTRAGFDVLTAGDGVEMYQQLALATPELIILDIMMPGDDGFSLCQQIRRKSQVPIIMLTAASDEADRVIGLELGADDYIAKPFSPRELMARIKALLRRAEFRQPEKEVVSGRKLKFAGWTLDSRTQLLTHEDGSSIDLTGSDFILLHLFLQHPGQILDRDAISDATRGRESLPMERGIDVQISRLRQKLGDNGKGPRIIKTIRGSGYMLIADVVHED; from the coding sequence ATGGCTAAAGGTAAACCCATTCTGATTGTGGACGATGATCAGGAAATCAGGGAATTATTGAAAGAGTACCTGACGCGCGCTGGTTTTGATGTTTTGACTGCCGGCGATGGTGTCGAAATGTACCAGCAACTGGCACTGGCGACACCAGAGTTGATTATTCTCGATATTATGATGCCGGGCGATGATGGCTTCAGCCTGTGTCAACAGATCCGCCGTAAATCACAAGTGCCGATCATTATGCTGACAGCCGCTTCGGATGAAGCCGATCGGGTAATTGGGCTGGAGCTGGGCGCCGATGACTATATTGCGAAGCCTTTTAGCCCGCGTGAACTGATGGCACGTATTAAAGCCTTATTACGCCGTGCTGAATTCCGTCAACCGGAAAAAGAAGTCGTCTCTGGCCGTAAACTGAAATTTGCTGGCTGGACGCTGGATTCGAGAACCCAGTTGTTGACGCACGAAGATGGCTCCAGCATTGACCTGACTGGTAGCGACTTCATATTATTGCACCTCTTTTTACAACATCCGGGACAAATTCTGGATCGTGACGCGATCAGCGATGCCACCCGCGGACGTGAGTCACTGCCGATGGAACGTGGTATTGATGTGCAGATCAGCCGTTTGCGCCAGAAATTGGGAGATAATGGTAAAGGCCCGCGTATTATTAAAACCATTCGTGGCAGTGGCTATATGCTGATTGCAGATGTTGTGCATGAAGACTAG
- a CDS encoding ATP-binding protein has protein sequence MKTSWLRRFFSLFVPRSLLSRMLLLLLLAIVLAQSLISGIWMQQLEKRELEGMLAATRDLANSAASTVSFFKSLPLQYRPIALDQLRNMGGSRFFVSLNKEEIRLNGIPDSPKKQVVLKEVNQTLLHKLGQSMQIKTDFSYPAELHVFNNETLLSDIPPSWSRYTLLMEPINPPILVTQIKLENGDWLYLAALLPAPYMTLDEDVVSPHQFRFIILLTIILFPFTFALVRWQTRPLRHLAAAAVSLGKDIDQPPLPEAGASEIVAVTRAINIMQQRIRRYISDREKLFSSISHDLKTPITRLRLRVELLDDDTQFAKFSKDLDDLEMMVKGALQTVKDTHIHENIEEIDINQLLAGMAEDYNLLDPHLTIEGHCKYLYRGKPLALKRCIANLIDNAIKYGDQARVIVMDDLEKNSKTNMLYLYVIDEGPGLPEQQLEKVFEPYYRLAQDSSGNGLGLGIARSIARAHGGDLVLENRLHGGLQAILSLPRN, from the coding sequence ATGAAGACTAGCTGGTTACGTCGTTTCTTTTCATTGTTTGTGCCGCGATCATTATTATCGCGTATGTTGCTGTTGCTGCTGCTGGCGATTGTGTTAGCACAAAGCCTGATTTCCGGTATTTGGATGCAGCAATTGGAAAAACGGGAATTAGAGGGCATGCTGGCGGCAACCCGCGATCTGGCTAATTCGGCCGCTTCCACCGTTAGCTTCTTTAAATCGCTACCCTTGCAATATCGTCCGATTGCTTTAGATCAGTTACGCAATATGGGCGGCAGCCGTTTTTTTGTTTCATTGAATAAAGAAGAAATCCGGCTGAATGGCATTCCTGATAGCCCTAAAAAACAAGTGGTACTAAAAGAAGTTAATCAAACACTGCTGCATAAACTCGGACAGAGTATGCAGATCAAGACTGATTTTTCGTACCCTGCCGAATTGCATGTTTTTAACAATGAAACGTTGCTATCTGATATTCCGCCTTCCTGGTCGCGTTATACCTTATTAATGGAGCCAATTAATCCACCCATTTTGGTGACGCAGATCAAGCTGGAAAATGGCGATTGGTTGTATTTAGCCGCGTTACTGCCAGCTCCCTATATGACGTTGGATGAAGATGTGGTTTCACCACATCAGTTTCGTTTCATCATTCTGCTAACGATTATTTTGTTTCCGTTTACCTTTGCTCTGGTGCGCTGGCAAACGCGCCCGTTACGCCATTTAGCGGCGGCAGCAGTCAGTCTGGGGAAAGATATTGATCAACCTCCGCTACCAGAAGCAGGCGCCAGTGAGATTGTCGCGGTAACTCGGGCGATTAATATTATGCAGCAGCGGATCCGCCGTTATATCAGCGATCGCGAAAAGCTGTTCAGCTCGATTTCCCACGATTTAAAAACACCGATTACACGATTGCGCCTGCGCGTGGAGTTGCTTGATGACGATACGCAGTTTGCTAAATTCAGCAAAGACCTGGATGACCTAGAGATGATGGTCAAGGGTGCGCTGCAGACGGTTAAAGACACCCATATCCACGAAAATATTGAAGAGATCGACATTAATCAGCTATTGGCGGGTATGGCAGAAGACTACAACCTGCTGGATCCGCATCTGACGATTGAAGGCCATTGCAAATACTTATATCGCGGCAAACCACTGGCGTTAAAACGCTGTATCGCCAATTTGATTGATAATGCAATTAAATATGGTGATCAAGCTCGCGTGATTGTGATGGATGATTTGGAAAAAAACAGCAAAACCAACATGCTATACCTCTACGTCATTGATGAAGGCCCAGGCTTGCCGGAGCAACAGTTGGAAAAGGTGTTTGAGCCTTATTACCGACTGGCACAAGATAGCAGCGGTAATGGCCTTGGTTTGGGGATTGCACGCAGTATTGCCCGCGCCCATGGTGGCGATTTAGTGTTGGAAAACCGTTTACACGGTGGCTTACAAGCCATTCTTTCCTTGCCAAGGAATTGA